Proteins encoded by one window of Branchiostoma floridae strain S238N-H82 chromosome 6, Bfl_VNyyK, whole genome shotgun sequence:
- the LOC118417110 gene encoding uncharacterized protein LOC118417110, with translation MTAGQENPESSAEPGELTAVLKDVPAAADGPMGDSGRGPGQENPEAELKEVADVSKDQEVPHLLTAADGPTGDINSSQGPDVTSLVKDKETNSQAVDKDKETATPQGGNSTTKPKKDKYDPELEQMEHVWSVEDLWDEFTTMREYADDLDAYAESLRGKLAASVPHVLDYPVIKNLLAYVPERKSYDLPDTEGLNSDDLDDIEDTLVRLLKDEANRATYLRRWVIDELLSVAMEVAPHVLGAQE, from the exons ATGACGGCAGGGCAGGAGAACCCAGAATCTTCCGCTGAGCCGGGAGAACTGACGGCAGTTCTCAAGGATGTACCCGCTGCAGCCGACGGACCCATGGGTGACAGTGGACGGGGTCCAG GGCAAGAGAACCCAGAAGCTGAGCTGAAAGAAGTGGCGGATGTGTCGAAGGACCAAGAGGTCCCGCATCTGCTCACCGCAGCCGACGGACCCACGGGTGACATTAACTCCAGCCAGGGTCCAG ACGTGACGTCACTGGTCAAGGATAAAGAGACGAACTCACAGGCTGTGGACAAAGACAAGGAGACGGCAACTCCACAGGGAGGCAACTCCACAACCAAGCCAAAGAAGGATAAATACGACCCTGAGTTGGAACAGATGGAGCACGTGTGGTCAGTCGAGGATCTGTGGGACGAGTTCACCACCATGAGAGAATACGCGGACGATCTTGACGCGTATGCTGAGTCCCTCCGAGGCAAGCTGGCAGCCAGCGTGCCTCATGTTCTAGACTACCCGGTGATCAAGAACCTGCTCGCGTACGTGCCCGAGCGCAAGTCATACGATTTGCCCGACACAGAAGGGCTGAACTCAGATGATCTTGATGACATTGAAGACACTCTTGTCCGCTTGTTGAAAGATGAAGCGAATCGCGCGACATACTTGAGAAGATGGGTGATAGACGAGCTTTTGTCCGTGGCCATGGAAGTGGCTCCGCATGTACTAGGGGCACAGGAATAA
- the LOC118418119 gene encoding uncharacterized protein LOC118418119, protein MGVFDKVASAYLTVVGALSVLRPSGKWWTSDSKISVIVHEGKVGRHSQGKYLVTVRHRKEKQQTKKRKSDGLTWEHAVQFSHWSPTDPLVLKLRKAKRCKDATIAKLSIDVAAVLESADGLPNKWWCAMERLDKGGHQKEDVFLQITVTVDGREVKSGATPDPAAETATTAAQEKPQTTPELKVNSPPSASTTGPAASQPATVSTSGASSDKPTAKIADEPSHERRSSVSQEGETGMSDRSCHAKTSSLSAAGDFTDGKPVSSISPSSSTPAPLDKTGTGGHGEGDAKVGSERLSHDKEVEVPQTVPDAADGPTGDIQGKYKTM, encoded by the exons ATGGGTGTTTTCGACAAGGTCGCATCAGCGTACCTGACAGTAGTGGGTGCCCTGTCAGTGCTCAGGCCTAGCGGTAAGTGGTGGACAAGCGATTCTAAAATCAGCGTTATCGTCCACGAGGGGAAGGTTGGGCGACACAGCCAGGGAAAATACCTAGTTACCGTTCGCCACCGTAAGGAGAAGCAGCAAACCAAGAAGCGAAAATCAGACGGTCTCACCTGGGAGCACGCTGTCCAGTTCTCCCACTGGAGCCCAACAGACCCGCTGGTACTGAAGCTGCGGAAGGCGAAGCGTTGCAAAGACGCGACCATCGCAAAGCTCTCCATCGATGTGGCAGCCGTACTGGAGTCAGCGGACGGCTTACCAAACAAGTGGTGGTGTGCAATGGAGAGACTTGACAAGGGTGGTCATCAGAAGGAAGACGTTTTCCTTCAAATCACGGTTACAGTTGACGGTCGGGAGGTGAAAAGTGGTGCTACGCCAG aCCCTGCTGCGGAGACTGCTACGACAGCAGCACAAGAGAAGCCACAGACTACGCCGGAGCTGAAGGTCAACTCACCGCCGTCCGCATCAACAACAGGCCCGGCGGCCAGCCAACCAGCTACGGTATCAACCTCAGGCGCATCCAGTGACAAGCCGACTGCCAAGATTGCAGACGAGCCGAGCCATGAGCGCCGTTCCTCAGTATCACAGGAAGGAGAGACGGGAATGTCAGACAGGAGCTGCCACGCGAAAACCTCATCACTTTCCGCAGCTGGTGACTTCACTGACGGCAAGCCCGTGTCTTCAATCTCACCGTCGTCCAGCACACCTGCCCCACTCGACAAGACCGGTACAGGTGGCCATGGAGAGGGTGATGCCAAGGTGGGCTCAGAGCGTCTCTCCCACGACAAAGAAGTGGAGGTTCCACAGACTGTACCAGATGCAGCAGATGGTCCCACTGGTGACATTCAAG GTAAATATAAGACTATGTGA